A genomic region of Rhipicephalus sanguineus isolate Rsan-2018 chromosome 1, BIME_Rsan_1.4, whole genome shotgun sequence contains the following coding sequences:
- the LOC119397439 gene encoding selenoprotein F isoform X1: MARLYVLLQLLAAPLTVLTLDLTGGLSADECLARGFRKPDLICSSCRILPNFDLDFLKEDCNKCCVQTEERVTAKRYARAVLEVCACKFGHMPQIEAFCRGPKPKQFPNLSIKYLRGADPIIKLYDETGEVQEELSIKKWDTDTIEEFLFEHLAP; encoded by the exons ATGGCCCGCCTCTACGTGTTGCTTCAGCTGTTAGCGGCACCGTTAACT GTGCTGACGTTGGATCTAACCGGCGGCCTTTCGGCAGATGAGTGCCTCGCGCGTGGATTCAGGAAACCCGACCTGATATGCTCGTCGTGTAGGATTTTGCCTAATTTTGATCTCGACTTTCTCAAAGAAGACTGCAACAAATGCTGCGTGCAAACTGAGGAGCGAGTCACTGCAAAG AGGTATGCCCGTGCTGTGCTGGAAGTATGTGCATGCAAGTTTGGACATATGCCTCAGATTGAAG CATTTTGCCGTGGGCCCAAGCCAAAGCAGTTTCCCAACCTAAGCATCAAGTACCTAAGAGGTGCAGATCCAATCATCAAGCTCTATGATGAGACTGGAGAAGTGCAAGAGGAACTCAGCATTAAGAAGTGGGACACAGACACGATAGAGGAATTCCTGTTTGAGCACTTAGCTCCGTGA
- the LOC119397439 gene encoding uncharacterized protein LOC119397439 isoform X2, giving the protein MSHANGASGLWVRRRTSGRTRHRRRSVRGCRHRRHHDAVHEMARLYVLLQLLAAPLTVLTLDLTGGLSADECLARGFRKPDLICSSCRILPNFDLDFLKEDCNKCCVQTEERVTAKHFAVGPSQSSFPT; this is encoded by the exons atgtcgcacGCAAATGGCGCCAGCGGCTTGTGGGTCCGTCGTCGGACCAGTGGTCGGACTCGTCACCGTCGTCGCTCCGTCCGTGGCTGCCGTCACCGCAGGCACCACGACGCCGTGCATGAAATGGCCCGCCTCTACGTGTTGCTTCAGCTGTTAGCGGCACCGTTAACT GTGCTGACGTTGGATCTAACCGGCGGCCTTTCGGCAGATGAGTGCCTCGCGCGTGGATTCAGGAAACCCGACCTGATATGCTCGTCGTGTAGGATTTTGCCTAATTTTGATCTCGACTTTCTCAAAGAAGACTGCAACAAATGCTGCGTGCAAACTGAGGAGCGAGTCACTGCAAAG CATTTTGCCGTGGGCCCAAGCCAAAGCAGTTTCCCAACCTAA